GAAAAAAGGCCGACCATGCCGATCCTGTCCTCTTTGTTGACCGAGATCAGTCCCAAAGGATTGGTGGTATGATCGAGCGGGAAATTGGTCTCTTTCATAACATACTGACAGATGGCGTTGATCGAGGCCATGCCGATCATTTCTCTCACAGGATCGTCACCGCCGAATTCAAAGGCGAATTCCTGCGGATATCTCCCTGTCAGCTCACCCGGCTGCAGGGCATTGTACGCTCCTTCCTCACTGTCGGGAAGAAGAATGTAGCTGATGCCGGTGGCCCCTCCTCTCAGGACGAGCGCCATGAACTGCGAATCCTTCGGTTGTCCGCCTCTATAAAAAGGAGGAAGGAAAACGGCCTCTACGGGGGGAATCGAAAAACTGTTTTCCAGCTGGCCGACCATCTTCTTGAATTCATCTTTCAAACTCATTGGGTCCCTCTCCTGCCTGTCAAGCGTGACTTTTTTTGAGTAAGGGAGGAAGCGGGGTTTTCCCCGCTTCCTCACGTTGATCTACCTGGCCGGAGTCTGCGGCGGCTCCGCGGCTGCGTTCTTCCCGGCGATGCGGCCGAACGCCAGAAGATCGGCAATCGCTCCTCCGCTGCCGGGGTACCGGGCGCCGAAGAATCCCACCGAATCGCGTCCCGCGGCATAGAGCCTTGGAATGACCGTGCCAAAGGTGTCGATCACCTGGGCCCTGGTATTGATCTTCAGCCCACCGTCATGGCATACCATCCCGACGTGTATCTTGAAGGCGTAGAATGGCGGTTTCTTGAGGGGGGCAAGCCCTTTCTTTCTGCCGAATTCCGCATCCTTGCCCTTTTCGGCGTTTGTATTGTAAGTGGAAAGGGTCTTTTCGAGGGATGCCGCATCGATGCCGATACTCCTGGCGAGTTCACCGATGGTTTCCCCTTTCCAGACGTACTTTCCGGTGACACCCTTTTCCATATCCCTCGGATCAACGCCAAGGGCGAGGGTCCTTGTCGGCTCTATGCCCTTGGGTACCATATCGAGGGCCTTCTTGACCGCCTCTGAATCAAAAACGCAATAGGCCGTCGTTGCCTTCTTCTTGAACATTTCCTCGCTTACCAGCACGTAATAAGCGCCCTCGTTGCAGAACCGTGTGCCATCCTCTCTGACATAGATGTTCGGCAGACCCCAGATGTTGATGTACACGATCCCACCCATCTTGTGGCCGGGGAACATCACGGACGGCAAAAATCCACCGGTGTTGAGGCATGCCATTGCCGCGCCGGACAACATACCCATACGGTAACCATCGCCTGTCGCGGTGAGGCTTCCGGCAGGCACGGTGAGCGCAACGTCGGGTGAGTAGTCCTGCAGCCACCTCTTCGTGGCATCTCCCGACATCACACCACCCGTTGCAAGAACCACCGCCTTTTTCGCTCGTATGCTGGTAACCTTCCCGGACCTTTTTGCCATGATCCCGATCACTTCGTTGTTGGTATCCGTGGTGGCGGGACGCGTGATCAGTTTCAACCCTTCCGTGTTCGTCATGATCCTGACGTTCTTGTGTGCTCTTACCGCGTTATGAAGTGCCCTGAAAAGCGCTCCTCCCGTTCCCTTGACCCTGTGGCCCCTTTTCACGGCGGGAGTGATCCTGGTGTATTCGGGTTCATCTTCCATACCGCTCATGGCAAGGAGATCTTTCGGAAATTCAGCTCCGAGACCCTCAAGCCAGGCGATGTTCTCAGCTGACATGTCGCAGACAACCTTGACCAGTGCGTCGTCTGCTCTTCCCTGTCCGCAAGCCTTGATGTATTTGAACATTTCCTGTGCCGTGTCGTTTATGCCCGCGCTCTTCTGCAGCGGGGTACCGGCAGCCAGCACGATGCCGCCGGAGATGGCTGTTGAGCCACCGGGAACAGGAGTTTTTTCGAGTATAACGACGGAAGAGCCTGCCTTGGCCGCTTCGATGGCGGCACAGGCGCCCGCACCACCAAAACCGACCACCACGACATCGGTCTCCATGTCCCATTTCTTTGGCAACGGAGCGGCTTCGGAGCCGGAACGGGTCCCGCCGGCAAGCAGCGCGGCCCCCGCGAGCCCTATGCCAGCAACAAACTGCCTTCTTGAAACCTTACCCGAGGGTTTTGAGCGATCATCTGTGTCCATGTAAACCTCCTCATAAGTTGTATGATATCGCTACGGTAATTCTACTCCTTCCGAAATCGCCCGTCAAACGGGCAGACCGCCGTCAGTATCATTGTGTATCATTTGGGGATGAAGCGGATAGCATCTGGCCAACACCATCCAGCGGCCATCATTACTCGGTTAAGCCTGGCAGGAAGGAGAATGTGAAAATCGAAAGGATGTCCCGTCGTTTTGAACCTTGAGGCCATCCCCACATTCGAAAATAACACCAAAGGTGCGAAAACAACACTAATCGTTGAAGAGACTGCGTAATCATCACTGTGCCGATCATCATTAGGGGGTAGGCTTGGCCGACCCTCCGGCTTCGCCATTCCCGCCAAACTCGTTCCACGCCTCATTCACCGCGTCTTCTATCCGTTCTATTTCATCATCGGCAAGCTCCGGGAATTGACCCCGCTTCGACTTTGAGAGGGTCCCGTTGTTCTGTCGTATCAACCGGACGAGAAGGCTCGCTCTATTTGTCGGCATGTCGACTATCTCCCCGATCCTCTCCATCGCCCTGTCGAAAAATTGGACGAATCTCAACTCGGCCCCGAAGTCCTTGTCGAGGGTTTCCTCGATGCAGGAATAAAGGTACTCCGTCTGAGGTGTTGCGTCGAAATACCGGTAGAGGTCTGCGGTATCGTTATGAACCGTCATGCGGGAGTCTGTGTCCATCGTGAATTCGACAAATGGTATTATCGTTTTTGAAAATGCCTCCAAGGCCTCATCGTAATGGACCCTGTCATTTAGCATCATTGCCGAGATCGGAAAAATGATACCAGTCGGCGTGAATCCCGATCTTGCCAGGACATGATGCACAATAAACCGGTGAATACGGCCATTGCCGTCCTCGAAGGGATGAACGAAGACAAACCCGAACGCCGAGGCTGCCGCCAGGGATATCTCGTCCATTCCGTTAACGCCAGGCTCCACGAGCTTTTCCAGCATCTGCATCCAACCTCGCATGAGAGAGTCAACGTCTTGTGGTCTCGGACAGGCAAAGTGGACGTGTTGTGAGTAGTCGTGAAGCGTCTCTCCTATGTAGTTCTGTCCGTCTCTCCATCCCTTCTGTGCATATCGTGGATCGACAATTGCGTTCTGGAGCTCAACGAGGGCTCTCTTGGACGCCACATTAAACGTTCCTGCCTGGGAAAGCACGGCTATAAAACGCTCCGTGCGGCCCCTGGTGGGTTTTTCACCTTCGATTGCAAAGGACGATTTCGTTTCTTTCGTATAGAGGTAGGCAGCCGCACGATGAAGGATGGATGGGTCGATGCCTTCAACAATTTTCCTGGCTCGAACCCGCAGGTGTTTCTGAAAGTAGTGTTCGAGTACGGGTGTTCTTCGTATGAAGGGGCAAAACTCCCTGGTGCCAAGCATGTTGTCGTTCACACGCTGTCTTTGAACGCGGCGTTTTGGACCCACGATATGGATTTTTTCGTTGAGGAGGTCAATATATCTGCCCGACCCGACGTTCTTGACGTCGAGAGTATCACCGGTTAACAACTCATACAGATACCATGCCCTCCGTGCGAAGATACCGAGGGGCTCCCTATTTACCCATCGCTCTACATCCTGCTTGGGAACGGTAAGGAAGAGGGTCTTATAAACGCCGACGTCCACCGGTTCGTACCTAAGAGCGAAGCGGAGATTGCCCTCTAACCCTGCCGCTTGATAGCCTTTGGCCGCAGGGTACTGCTCGAGGACGCGGTTCGCTGTAGTAATGGTTTTTCTTGTTCCGCGGACGATCTCAGATCTAACCCGAGGCAAAGGAACCTTGAGATGAAAGTCCCTAATGAGAGCGTGTAGTCCCACGGCGTTATCTCTGTCATTTTCGCCGAGAATGTCACTCTTTGTTCGCATTTGTCCCTCCGGAGATAGGAACCTTCGCTTTCATTACTTAGCATAATAGGCTAGACGGACGCTGTCAAGAAAAGAAAGAGAGCTTATATGAGGAACACGGTCATCATCGCTCGGTCAGGCCTGGCAGGAAAGAGAATATGAAAATCCGAAGGTCGTTCCCGTCCACGTCTGCCGCCGCTATTCTATTCGTTATGTGAAGACTTACAGAATTATGAACGAACCCCTGGCCGCGGTAAGCGGATTGGAGGTTCCTTCGAAAGCGACAACTCCGGTAGGGGTGCGTTATCTGTAATACCGCTTATCTCCCATAAGTGTTCTGTGGAGCGCATCGCCGCAGCGACCGAAGAAGAAACGGAACCGTATCAAAGTGGTACGGCGATCAACCGGAAACGACCTCAAGGGGCTGGGGGTGTCAAATCCTTCACCCCCTCTTTACATCGGGCCCCCTGGGAAACCGGGGGGCTTTCATTTACTTCCTGCTTACCCGGTGCTTACTCAGCTTTCCTGCTTACCCGGTTGATTACCCATATGTCCTTGTAAACCCTTTATTATCAATGCCTGGGACGGGGGTCGAACCCGTACACTCGCGAGGAGCGAGGGATTTTAAGTCCCTTGCGTCTGCCTGTTCCGCCACCCAGGCACTAAGTAAGTCCTTTTATAATAGTAAACAGTCGGGATTGTCAACAGGAACAAGGCACGGACCACAGAGGCGGCTTGAACCGCTTAAGCCGTTTGAACGTCAAACAAAGAGCTTCTTTCCCGTCATTCGCGGACTTGTTGGTAGCCTCACTCGCGCAAACGTCATGCGGCTGTGTTCCTCGGCCCCATATCTTTGCTGGATTCCGGTCTTCGCCGGAATGACAGAACAGAAACGGGACTTGGAAGCGACTCTTTCAGTGGCCTGTGGACCGGAGTCCCCTCCTTTACTTAAAACCTAACACTTAACACTTAAAGCCTTCCTTGCCGTTTGACAGAATCAATGTTTTTCGCTTATTCTTTTTTCGTGCTCCCTGATCAGTTGACAGGCTTCGTTCTAAACCCGTTCCTGGTGGTCTTTGCTTACCTTTTGGGGTCCATTCCCGTGGGGGTCATTCTGGGGAGGCTAAAAGGGGTCGATCCCAGGAAGATGGGTAGTGGGAACATCGGGGCCACGAATGTCATGCGCGCCGCCGGCAAGAAGCTGGGGGTTGTCACGCTTATCCTCGATGCGGCGAAGGGGTTTCTGCCGGTTGTCCTGGCGACGGTCCTCGGCGTGCATGTGTACGTCATCGCCCTCGTGGGGCTCGCGGCCTTTCTGGGCCACGTGTTCCCCGTTTTCCTGAGGTTTAAGGGAGGGAAGGGCGTTGCCACGGCCCTTGGGGTCTATCTTGCCGTCAGTCCCGTGACCATCCTGGGGGCCTTTGTCGTTTTCGTCATCGTTGCCGCCATATGGCGCTACGTATCGCTTGCCTCCATGATAGGAGCCATGGCGGTCCCCATCGGCCTGTACCTCATCGGGGCCCCCTGGAGCTTCGTCGTGATGGCAGTCCTTATCACCCTCGTCGTCATTGTCCGCCACAAGGACAACATCGCCCGCCTCGTCAAGGGCACGGAAAGCAAGTTATCTTTCTCGGGTGGGTCGAAGAACTAGAAGCCAAGAGACTGTGTCACGCCTGTTCGTCGCTTGCGTTCCTCACTCGAGCACACGGAGGAAGGGAAGAGAGAGCACAGAAAGAAGACGCGGCCTGATCCCGGGAGGCTCCCGGGATCAGGCCGCACTTGCGTCCCGCCTGCGGCGGGAGGAAAAGAGTTGTCACATTAATGGGACCCATCAGCAGACATCGCTGCTATCGAGGTTGGTTTTTCTTCCCGCTCGGCAGAGCGGGATCGAAGATTTCCGGGAATTTCTCAAATTCCCGGAAATGTCCTTCTCCGCGATCTCTCCTCATCCTCCGTGACCTCGAGTGAGGGCCGAAGGTCCGAACGGGCGTGAGATTGCCGTTTGAAGGCTTACCGATCGACAAACAACGGGACAAGCCGCCGGTTCTTGATGTCAGCGAGGCCCCTGTCGGTGATGCGAAGGAAAGGGAGGCCTGAGAAGGGGATGGTCTGGATGGTGAGGAAGGGGCGTTCGAGGGTGATGCCTATCTCGCGGACCTTTTTCTCCATTTCCTTTGTGGTGTTCGCTATTTCGTCTATGGTGCCGATGGGCATGGTGCCGAAGACGGGCATGGGGAATTCGAATATCACCTTGCCGTTTTTGACTATGACCGTGCCGCCCGCGATGTCTATGAGCCTGTTGACGGCCGTTGCCATGTCCTTTTCCGAGCTTCCGATGGTGAGGATGTTGCCGGTGTCCCAGATGAGCGTCGTCGCTATGGCGCCGTTCTTGATACCGATGCCGTTGATGAACCCGTGGCCGTGTTGGGTGCCGTCATAGCGGTTGATGACGGAGACGCGGATGATGTCGGCGGACGGGTCGGGCTCGAGGCAGCCGTTCCGGACAGAGGGTGTCCACAGGACCTCTTCGGTGATGGTCTGGTTGACGACCCTGATGACACGCACGGTCCTCGATTTCCCATCGGTTTCGATCCTGAGGTCGTCGGGGGTGCACTTCGCCGCCTTCACGCTGTGGCGTACGGCCTCGGGGTAGACATGGGGAGGGATGTCCTTGATGAAACATCCTTTCTCGAAGACCATTTCCCCGTTCGTCATCACCTGCTCCACCGTCACGCCTTCCAGGTCCGCGAGGAAAATGATGTCGGCGTGCCGCAGGGGCGCTATGGCACCGAGGTGCCTGAAGCCGTAATAGTCGGCGGGGTTGATGGTGGCCATCTTGATCGCGTCCATGGGCTTGAATCCGTAGGATATGGCGGTGCGGACAATGGCATCGAGATAGCCTTCCTCTCTCAACATGACGGCGTCGAAGACGTCGGAGGTGAGGATGAGCCTTCTCGTATCGATATCCATGTCCTTCAGTCGATGGAGCTCGGGGAGTTCCTTCCTGACGAAGCCCTGGCGTATCATGATGGTGAGCCCGAGGCGGAGCTTCTCGATGACCTCGTCGACCGTTACCGACTCGTGGCAGGATGTGATGCCCGTGAGAACGTACTGAACGAGCCTTTTCGCGTGGGCCCCGGCGGCGTGTCCGTCGAGTTTCTTGTTGGCATTTATGGCGCTCACCGCCTGCTTGAGGATCCGGGGGTCTCCTTCGACGATGCGTGTCCAGTAGGCTTCACCTATCGCCGGCACGTCCTGCCGTTTGAGGAAGAGGTTAAACTCCTCGAGGGTGAGCCCCCTGGAGCTTTCCATCTCCGGAAAGGGGGGCGTCAGCGGTGGGGCCAGGAAGTAGCAGCGCAGGGGGTATCCCCGCGTGCTTTTCGTGAAGGCGGTGACCCCTTCCATGCCGCAGGCGCAGGCGACGGCGCTCGTCTCGGTGACGACCGTGGTCGTGCCGCCCCGGATGGCGTAGGGGACGAGAGCATAGAAGGGATAGAGACTGTCGATGTGGGTGTGTGAATCGATGAACCCGGGGCACAGGTAGCTTCCTCCCGCGTCTATGACCCTCTTGGCACGGTACGAGGCGGCCTTTCCATCCTCCTCGACGGAGGCGATGAACCCGTCCTTGATGATGACGGATGAGCCTTCATCGATGCTGTTGGTGAAGACGTTGACGATCTTCCCGTTGACGATGACCGTGTCGGGCCTTGTCCTGCCCTTGACGACATCGAGAAGTTTCTTCAGAGTGCCTGGTCTCATTAGTTCACCCTTTTTGATGCGGAATTTCTCTATTTTACTTGAAAAAGGCCCGTCCTGCAAAGTATTGTTGTAAGTATTCCAGCGTCTCTGATCCCTTGGGAGAGTCCATCTTGGAGCGTCACAGGCGATACCTGTTTCTGATCCTTGCCGCGCAGTACCTCATCGTCTATTTCCACCGCGTGTCGCCCGCCGTGATGGCCCAGGACCTTGCCGCCAGCTTCGGGATATCGGCAACGGCGCTCGGTGTCGTCGCGTCAGCGTATTTCTACTCCTACGGGGCAATGCAGGTCCCCGTCGGTATTCTTTCGGACTCCTGGGGACCGAAGAAGACCATTCTGCTTTGCAGCCTGATAGCCGCGCTGGGTGCGATCGGCTTCGGCCTTGCCCCCTGTTTCGGTATCGCCGTCGCGGCCCGCTCCCTTGTGGGACTGGGGCTTGCCGCCGTTTTCGTATCGTCCCTGAAGATCTTCGGGCTCTGGTTCAGGGGGGCTGAGCTGGCGAGGGTCGCCGGTGCCCTCATGGCCGTGGGGGGCATCGGTTGGTTCTCGGCGACAACACCCCTTGCCCTCCTGTCGGAGGTGCTGGGATGGAGATCAGCTGTTGTCACCGTGGGTATCCTTTCTCTCGGGGTCATTTTCCTCATCTGGAGATTTGTCG
This genomic stretch from Syntrophorhabdus sp. harbors:
- a CDS encoding adenine deaminase is translated as MRPGTLKKLLDVVKGRTRPDTVIVNGKIVNVFTNSIDEGSSVIIKDGFIASVEEDGKAASYRAKRVIDAGGSYLCPGFIDSHTHIDSLYPFYALVPYAIRGGTTTVVTETSAVACACGMEGVTAFTKSTRGYPLRCYFLAPPLTPPFPEMESSRGLTLEEFNLFLKRQDVPAIGEAYWTRIVEGDPRILKQAVSAINANKKLDGHAAGAHAKRLVQYVLTGITSCHESVTVDEVIEKLRLGLTIMIRQGFVRKELPELHRLKDMDIDTRRLILTSDVFDAVMLREEGYLDAIVRTAISYGFKPMDAIKMATINPADYYGFRHLGAIAPLRHADIIFLADLEGVTVEQVMTNGEMVFEKGCFIKDIPPHVYPEAVRHSVKAAKCTPDDLRIETDGKSRTVRVIRVVNQTITEEVLWTPSVRNGCLEPDPSADIIRVSVINRYDGTQHGHGFINGIGIKNGAIATTLIWDTGNILTIGSSEKDMATAVNRLIDIAGGTVIVKNGKVIFEFPMPVFGTMPIGTIDEIANTTKEMEKKVREIGITLERPFLTIQTIPFSGLPFLRITDRGLADIKNRRLVPLFVDR
- a CDS encoding FAD-dependent oxidoreductase translates to MDTDDRSKPSGKVSRRQFVAGIGLAGAALLAGGTRSGSEAAPLPKKWDMETDVVVVGFGGAGACAAIEAAKAGSSVVILEKTPVPGGSTAISGGIVLAAGTPLQKSAGINDTAQEMFKYIKACGQGRADDALVKVVCDMSAENIAWLEGLGAEFPKDLLAMSGMEDEPEYTRITPAVKRGHRVKGTGGALFRALHNAVRAHKNVRIMTNTEGLKLITRPATTDTNNEVIGIMAKRSGKVTSIRAKKAVVLATGGVMSGDATKRWLQDYSPDVALTVPAGSLTATGDGYRMGMLSGAAMACLNTGGFLPSVMFPGHKMGGIVYINIWGLPNIYVREDGTRFCNEGAYYVLVSEEMFKKKATTAYCVFDSEAVKKALDMVPKGIEPTRTLALGVDPRDMEKGVTGKYVWKGETIGELARSIGIDAASLEKTLSTYNTNAEKGKDAEFGRKKGLAPLKKPPFYAFKIHVGMVCHDGGLKINTRAQVIDTFGTVIPRLYAAGRDSVGFFGARYPGSGGAIADLLAFGRIAGKNAAAEPPQTPAR
- the plsY gene encoding glycerol-3-phosphate 1-O-acyltransferase PlsY; this encodes MFFAYSFFVLPDQLTGFVLNPFLVVFAYLLGSIPVGVILGRLKGVDPRKMGSGNIGATNVMRAAGKKLGVVTLILDAAKGFLPVVLATVLGVHVYVIALVGLAAFLGHVFPVFLRFKGGKGVATALGVYLAVSPVTILGAFVVFVIVAAIWRYVSLASMIGAMAVPIGLYLIGAPWSFVVMAVLITLVVIVRHKDNIARLVKGTESKLSFSGGSKN
- a CDS encoding cell filamentation protein Fic, with the translated sequence MRTKSDILGENDRDNAVGLHALIRDFHLKVPLPRVRSEIVRGTRKTITTANRVLEQYPAAKGYQAAGLEGNLRFALRYEPVDVGVYKTLFLTVPKQDVERWVNREPLGIFARRAWYLYELLTGDTLDVKNVGSGRYIDLLNEKIHIVGPKRRVQRQRVNDNMLGTREFCPFIRRTPVLEHYFQKHLRVRARKIVEGIDPSILHRAAAYLYTKETKSSFAIEGEKPTRGRTERFIAVLSQAGTFNVASKRALVELQNAIVDPRYAQKGWRDGQNYIGETLHDYSQHVHFACPRPQDVDSLMRGWMQMLEKLVEPGVNGMDEISLAAASAFGFVFVHPFEDGNGRIHRFIVHHVLARSGFTPTGIIFPISAMMLNDRVHYDEALEAFSKTIIPFVEFTMDTDSRMTVHNDTADLYRYFDATPQTEYLYSCIEETLDKDFGAELRFVQFFDRAMERIGEIVDMPTNRASLLVRLIRQNNGTLSKSKRGQFPELADDEIERIEDAVNEAWNEFGGNGEAGGSAKPTP